The Streptomyces cyanogenus DNA segment GTGGTCTCCTCGTCGCCGGCACCACCTCCGACGCCGGCAAGAGCGTCGTGACGGCCGGCATCTGCCGCTGGCTGGTCCGCCAGGGGGTGAAGGTCGCGCCGTTCAAGGCGCAGAACATGTCCCTCAATTCGTTCGTGACGCGCGAGGGCGCCGAGATCGGCCGGGCGCAGGCGATGCAGGCCCAGGCCTGCCGGATCGAGCCGACCGCGCTGATGAACCCGGTGCTGCTCAAGCCCGGCGGCGAACAGAGCAGCCAGGTGGTGCTGCTCGGCAAGCCGGTGGGCGAGCTGAGCGCGCGCGGGTACCACGGGGGGCGCCAGCAGCGGCTGCTGGGCACGGTGCTGGACTGCCTGGCCGAGTTGCGGGGCACGTATGACGCGGTGATCTGTGAGGGGGCGGGCAGTCCGGCCGAGATCAACCTGCGGCGGACCGACATCGTCAACATGGGGATCGCGCGGAACGCGCGGCTGCCCGTGCTCGTCGTCGGCGACATCGACCGCGGGGGTGTCTTCGCGTCCTTCTTCGGCACGGTCGCCCTGCTCTCGCCGGAGGACCAGGAGCTGGTCGCCGGTTTCCTGGTGAACAAGTTCCGCGGCGACGTCTCCCTGCTGGAGCCCGGCCTGGACATGCTCCGGGACCTCACCGGACGGCGGACGTACGGCGTGCTGCCCTTCCGGCACGGGCTCGGCATCGACGAGGAGGACGGGCTGAGGGTGTCGCTGCGGGGCACGGTCCGCGAGTCCGCGGTCGCTCCCCCGGTCGGTGAGGACGTGCTGCGAGTCGCCGTGTGCGCGATCCCGCTGATGTCCAACTTCACCGACGTGGACGCGCTGGCGGCCGAACCGGGTGTCGTGGTGCGGTTCGTGGACCGGCCGGAGGAGCTGGCGGACGCCGACCTCGTGGTGGTCCCGGGCACCCGCGGGACCGTACGCGCGCTTCGGTGGCTGCGGGAGCGGGGGCTGGCCGACGCCCTCGTCCGGCGGGCCGCGGAAGGACGCCCGGTCCTCGGCATCTGCGGCGGCTTCCAGATCCTCGGCGAGCACATCGAGGACGAGGTCGAGTCCCGCGCCGGAGCCGTCCCCGGCCTCGGCGTGCTGCCCGTCCGGGTGCGCTTCGCCCGCGAGAAGACCCTGACCCGGCCGAGCGGTGAAGCCCTCGGCGAACCCGTGGGCGGCTACGAGATCCACCACGGCGTGGCCACCGTCGACGGCGGCGAACCCTTCCTGGACGGCTGCCGGGTCGGCCGGACCTGGGGGACCCACTGGCACGGATCACTGGAGTCGGACGGCTTCCGGCGGGCCTTCCTGCGCGAGGTGGCCGCCGCCGCGGGCCGCCGCTTCGTGCCCGCGCCGGACACCTGCTTCGCCGCGCTGCGCGAGGAGCAGCTCGACCGGCTCGGCGACCTGATCGAACAGCACGCGGACACGGACGCGCTCTGGCGGCTCATCGAGTCGGGCGCGCCGCAAGGACTGCCTTTCATTCCACCGGGAGCGCCCGCATGAGCACAGTGTTGTTGTTGTCGACCGCCGACACGGATCTGCTGGCGGCCCGGGCCTCCGGCGCCGGTTACCGCATCGGCAACCCCACCCGGGTCGACGTCGCCGAGGAGCTGCCGGGCCTGATCGAGGGCGCGGACGTCGCCGTCGTACGGCTGCTGGGCGGCAAGCGGGCCTGGGAGGACGGGCTGGCCGCGCTGCGGGCGGCCGGCATCCCGACCGTGCTGCTGGGCGGCGAGGCCGTGCCGGACGCCGAGCTGATGGCCGAGTCGTCGGTGCCGGCCGGTGTGGTCGCGGAGGCGCTGAAGTACCTGGTCGAGGGCGGCCCCGCGAACCTGCTGGAGCTGTCCCGGTTCCTGTCGGACACCGTGCTGCTGACCGGTGAGGGCTTCGAGGAGCCGCGCAGCATGCCGGAGTTCGGCGTGCACGGCGCGTACGAGGTCCGGGGCGACCGCCCGACCGTGGGCGTCCTGTTCTACCGGGCGCACGAACTGAGCGGGAACACCGCCTTCGTGGACACCCTGTGCGAGGCGATCGAGGCGCAGGGCGCCAACGCCCTTCCGGTGTACTGCGGTTCGCTGCGCGGCGCGGACGCCGGGCTGTACGAGCTGCTGGGCCGGGCCGACGCGCTGGTGGCCACCGTGCTGGCGGCCGGCGGCACGCACGCCTCCCAGGCCTCCGCGGGCGGCGACGAGGAGTCCTGGGACATCGGCGCGCTCGCCGACCTGAACGTCCCGGTGCTGCAAGGGCTGTGCCTGACCTCCTCGCGGTCCGCGTGGGAGGAGTCCGACGCGGCCCTGTCCCCCATGGACGCGGCGATGCAGGTCGCGATCCCGGAGTTCGACGGCCGGCTGATCACCGTACCGTTCTCCTTCAAGGAGCAGGGCCCCGACGAGGTCCCGGTGTACGTCGCCGACCCGGAGCGGGCCGCCCGCGTGGCCGGGATCGCCGTCCGGCACGCCCGGCTGAGGCACAAGCCCAACGCCGAGAAGCGGATCGCCCTGGTCTTCACGGCGTACCCGACCAAGCACTCCCGGGTCGGCAACGCGGTCGGCCTGGACACGCCCGCGTCGGCGGTACGGGTGCTGGACGCGCTCCGGAACGCCGGGTACGTGGTCGAGGGGTACCCCGACAACGGCGACGAGCTGATCCACCGGCTCATCGAGGCCGGCGGCCACGACGTCGAGTGGCTGACCGAGGACCAGCTGGCCGCCGCGCCCGCGCGGGTGCCGCTGGCCGACTACCGGGCGTGGTTCGAGAAGCTCGACCCGGAGCTCGGGGACGCCATGCGGGAGGCGTGGGGCGAGCCGCCGGGCTCCCTCTACGTCGACGGCGACGACATCGTGCTCGCCTCGCTCCAGTTCGGGAACGTCGTGGTCATGATCCAGCCGCCGCGCGGCTTCGGCGAGAACCCGATCGCGATCTACCACGACCCCGACATGCCGCCCTCGCACCACTACATGGCGGCCTACCGCTGGCTGGACAACAGCTTCGGCGCGGACGCCATCGTGCACATGGGCAAGCACGGCACGATGGAGTGGCTGCCGGGCAAGGGCCTCGGCCTGGGCGCCGGCTGCGCGCCGGACGCGGTCCTCGGCGACCTGCCGCTGGTCTACCCGTTCATCGTCAACGACCCAGGCGAGGGCACCCAGGCCAAGCGGCGCGGGCACGCCACGGTGGTCGACCACCTGGTGCCGCCGATGGCCCGCGCGGACACCTACGGCGATCTCGCCAAGCTGGAGCAGCTGCTGGACGAGTACGCGCTCGTCTCCGACCTGGACCCGGTCAAGGCCCCGGCGGTCCGCGCCCAGATCTGGACCCTGGTCAAGGCGGCCGAGCTGCACCACGACCTGCACGTGGACGAGCAGCCGGACGACGACGCGTTCGACGAGTTCGTCATGCACATCGACGGCTATCTGTGCGAGATCAAGGACGTGCAGATCCGGGACGGCCTGCACATCCTCGGCGGCGGACCGGTCGGCGAACCGCGCGTGAACCTGGTGCTGGCCGTGCTGCGCGCCTCGCAGGTGTGGGGCGGCCGGGCCGACGCGCTGCCGGGCCTGCGGGCCTGCCTCGCCGCCCACTTCGGGCTGGTGGAGAAGGAGCTGCTGGCCGAGCCGGGCGCGCCGGTGAAGGTGCCGGTGGAGCTGACCGACCTGGTCGAGGGCCCGTCCCGGACCGCCGCCGACACGATCGACCTGCTGGAGCAGCTGTGCCGGCGGATCGCGGAGGCCATGGAGGCGCGGGCGTGGGACCGCGCGGTCGTCCCGGCGGTCCTGCGGGGCGTGCTCCGCACCGACCTCCCGGACGCGGTCGCGGTGCTGGAGTTCGCGTGCGACGAGGTCGTGCCGCGGCTGGCGCGGACCACCGACGAGATCGGGCACATCCTGCGGGCCCTGGACGGCGGTTACGTCCCGGCCGGCCCGTCGGGCTCCCCGACCCGCGGTCTGGTGAACGTGCTGCCGACGGGCCGGAACTTCTACTCGGTCGACCCCAAGGCCATTCCGTCCCGGCTGAGCTGGGAGGTCGGCCAGTCGCTCGCGGACTCGCTGGTGCAGCGGTACCTGAGCGACACCGGGGAGTACCCCAGGTCGGTGGGGCTCACGGTGTGGGGCACGTCCGCGATGCGCACCCAGGGCGACGACATCGCCGAGATCCTGGCGCTGCTGGGCTGCCGCCCGGTGTGGGACGACGCCTCGCGCCGGGTGACCGGCTTCGAGGTGATCCCCCCGGCGGAGCTGGGGCGCCCGCGCATCGACGTCACCGTCCGGATCTCCGGGTTCTTCCGGGACGCGTTCCCGCACGTGGTCGGGCTGATCGACGACGCGGTGCGGGCGGTGGCGGAGCTGGACGAGCCGGCCGAGCAGAACTTCGTCCGGGCGCACGTGGACGAGGACAGCGCCGGGCACGGCGACCGGCGCCGGGCCACGGCCCGCATCTTCGGCTCCAAGCCGGGCGCGTACGGCGCCGGTCTGCTGCCGCTGATCGACGCCCGCAACTGGCGCTCGGACGCCGACCTCGCCGAGGTGTACGCGGTGTGGGGCGGCTACGCGTACGGGCGGGGGCTCGACGGGCGGGCGGCGCGCGGGGACATGGAGACGGCGTTCAAGCGGATCGCCGTGGCGGCGAAGAACGTCGACACCCGCGAGCACGACCTGGTCGACGCCGACGACTACTTCCAGTACCACGGCGGCATGGTCGCCATGGTCCGGCACCTGACGGGCGCCAACCCCGAGGCGTACGTGGGCGATTCGGCCGTACCGGACCAGGTGAAGACCCGCACGCTGGGCGAGGAGACCCACCGCGTCTTCCGCGCGCGCGTGGTCAACCCGCGGTGGATGGCGGCCATGCGCCGGCACGGCTACAAGGGCGCCTTCGAGATGGCGGCGACCGTGGACTACCTGTTCGGCTACGACGCGACGGCGGGCGTGGTCGACGACTGGATGTACGAGAAGCTGAGCGCGGAGTACGTCTTCGACCCGGAGAACCGGGACTTCATGAAGAAGTCCAACCCGTGGGCCCTGCGCGGCATCACCGAGCGCCTGCTGGAGGCGGCGGACCGGGGCCTGTGGGCGGAGCCGGACGCGGACACGCTGGAGCGGCTGCGCGCCACCTACCTGGAGCTTGAAGGCGACTTGGAGGGCGACCAGTGACCACCCCGTTCCCCTTTACGGCCGTCGTCGGCCAGGACGACCTGCGGCTCGCGCTGCTGCTCAACGCCGTGTCGCCGGCGGTCGGCGGTGTGCTGGTGCGCGGCGAGAAGGGCACCGCGAAGTCCACGGCGGTACGGGCGCTGTCGGCGCTGCTGCCGGCGGTGGCCGTGGTGCCCGGGTGCCGTTTCTCCTGCGACCCGGCCTCCCCCGACCCGGGGTGCCCCGACGGGCCGCACGAGGCCGGCACCGGCACCGAGCGCCCCGCGCGGATGGTCGAGCTGCCCGTGGGCGCCTCCGAGGACCGGCTGGTCGGCGCCCTGGACATCGAGCGGGCGCTCGCGGAGGGCGTGAAGGCGTTCGAGCCGGGCCTGCTGGCCGACGCGCACCGCGGGATCCTGTACGTCGACGAGGTCAACCTGCTCCACGATCACCTGGTGGACCTGCTGCTGGACGCGGCGGCGATGGGTGCCTCGTACGTGGAGCGCGAGGGGGTGTCCGTACGGCATGCCGCGAAGTTCCTGCTCGTCGGCACCATGAACCCCGAGGAGGGCGAGCTGCGGCCGCAGCTGCTCGACCGGTTCGGGCTGACCGTGGAGGTCGCGGCCTCGCGGGAGCCCGACCAGCGCGTGGAGGTCGTCCGGCGCCGGCTGGCGTACGACGACGATCCGGACGTTTTCGCGGCGCGGTGGGCGCAGGAGGAGGCCGCCGTACGGCAGCGGATCGTGGCGGCGCGTGAGTTGCTGCCGCAGGTGCGGCTGGGCGACGGGGCGCTGCGGCAGATCGCGGCGACCTGTGCCGCCTTCGAGGTCGACGGCATGCGCGCCGACATCGTGATGGCGCGGACCGCGACCGCGCTGGCCGCGTGGGCGGGGCGCACCGACGTGCTCGCGGAGGACGTACGGCAGGCGGCCCTGCTGGCGCTGCCGCACCGGCGGCGGCGGAACCCGTTCGACGCGCCAGGTCTGGACGAGGACAAGCTGGACGAGACGCTGGAGCAGTTCTCCGGCGAGTCCCCCGACGACGATCCGGACCCCGACGGTCCCGGTGGGGGCGGTGGGCAGCCGGCGCCCGACAGCGGTCCGCAGGGCGACGGCGCCGGAGACGCGCGGCCCGAGGCCGGTGAGGGCGGGCAGCCGCAGGCGTCCGGCGCGCAGGAGCAGTCGGCCGTACGGGCCGCCGAGCCGTTCCGGACGAAGGTGCTGAGCGTCCCCGGCATCGGTGAGGGTGCCGCCGGGCGGCGCTCGCGGGCGCGGACCGAGCACGGGCGGACCACCGGGGCCCGGCGGCCCCGGGGGGCGCTGACCAAGCTGCACCTGGCCGCGACCGTGCAGGCCGCCGCGCCGCACCAGCGGGCGCGCGGCCGGTCCGGGCCGGGGCTGGTGGTCCGGCGGGACGATCTGCGGCAGGCGGCCCGGGAGGGGCGTGAGGGCAACCTCGTGCTGTTCGTGGTGGACGCCTCCGGGTCGATGGCCGCGCGGCAGCGGATGAGCGCCGTGAAGGGTGCCGTGCTGTCGCTGCTGCTGGACGCCTATCAGCGGCGGGACAAGGTGGGACTGGTGACCTTCCGGGGCGCGGGCGCCGATGTCGCGCTGCCGCCGACGTCCTCCGTCGACGCCGCCGCCGCGCGGCTGGAGTCGCTGCCGACCGGAGGGCGTACGCCGCTCGCGGCCGGGCTGCTCAAGGCGCACGAGGTGCTGCGCGTGGAGCGGCTGCGGGATCCGGCGCGGCGGGCCCTGGTGGTCGTGGTGACCGACGGCCGGGCCACCGGCGGCCCGGAGCCGGTCGCCCTCGCGGGGCGTGCGGCGCGGCTGTTCGCCGCCGAGCAGGTGGCCTCGGTGGTCGTCGACTGCGAGTCGGGACCGGTGCGGCTCGGGCTCGCCGGGCAGCTGGCCGGGGAACTGGGCGGTACGGCGGTGACGCTGGACGAGCTGCGGGCGGACTCGATCGCCGGGCTGGTAAAGGGAATGCAGAGCGGGAGGGCCGCGTAATGCCGCAGGGACAGCCGAGTGTCGTACCCGAGGACGGTCTGACGACCCGCCAGCGCCGCAACCGGCCGCTGGTCGTCGTGCACACGGGCGTCGGCAAGGGCAAGTCCACCGCCGCTTTCGGGCTCGCGCTGCGCGCCTGGAACCAGGGCTGGCCCATCGGGGTGTTCCAGTTCGTCAAGTCGGCGAAGTGGAAGGTCGGCGAGGAGAACGCGCTCAAGGTGCTCGGCGCCTCCGGGCAGGGCGGGACCGTCGACTGGCACAAGATGGGCGAGGGCTGGTCGTGGGTCCAGCGGGACCTCGACAACTCGACCAACGAGGAGAAGGCCCGCGAGGGCTGGGAGCAGGTCAAGCGGGACCTGGCCGCCGAGACGTACCGGCTGTACGTGCTGGACGAGTTCGCGTATCCGATGCACTGGGGCTGGGTCGACACCGACGAGGTCGTGGAGGTGCTGCGGAACCGGCCCGGTACCCAGCATGTGGTGATCACCGGGCGGAACGCGCCGGAGAGACTGGTGGACTTCGCCGACCTCGTCACCGACATGTCCAAGGTCAAGCACCCCATGGACGTGGGGCAGAAGGGCCAGAAGGGCATCGAGTGGTGACGTCCGTTCCCCGGCTGGTCGTCGCCGCGCCCTCCTCGGGCAGCGGCAAGACCACCGTCGCCACGGGGCTGATGGCCGCGTTCGCCGCGCGGGGGCTCGCCGTGTCCCCGCACAAGGTCGGGCCGGACTACATCGACCCCGGGTACCACGCCCTCGCGACCGGGCGGGTGGGGCGCAACCTGGACGCGTACCTGTGCGGGCCGGAGCTGGTCGCTCCGCTGTTCCTGCACGGGGCGCGCGGGTGTGACCTGGCCGTGGTCGAGGGTGTGATGGGGCTGTACGACGGGGCCGCCGGGGAAGGCGAGCTGGCGTCCACCGCGCATGTCGCCAAGCTGCTGCGGGCGCCGGTGGTGCTCGTCGTGGACGCGTCGTCGCAGTCGCGGTCGGTGGCGGCTCTGGTGCACGGGTTCGCGTCGTGGGATCCGCAGGTGCGGGTCGGGGGCGTGATCCTGAACAAGGTCGGGTCCGACCGGCACGAGGCGCTGCTGCGGGAGGCCCTGGACTCGGCGGGGGTGCCCGTTCTCGGGGTGCTGCGGCGGGTGGCCCAGGTGGAGACGCCGTCGCGGCACCTGGGGCTGGTACCGGTCGCCGAACGGCGTTCCGCGGCGGTCGAGGCGGTGGCGTCGATGGCTGAGCAGGTGGTACGGGGGTGTGACCTGGACGCGCTGGAGGCACTCGCCCGGAGTGCCGGCGCCCTCCCAGGGGGCCCGGCCCCCTGGACCCCCGTTCGCCCGCCCACCCGTCCGACCCGGTCGGCCGGGAAGCGAGCGCCTGTCGTCGCCGTGGCCGGCGGGCCGGCGTTCACCTTCTCCTATGCCGAGCACACCGAGCTGCTCGCCGCCGCCGGTGCCGAGGTCGTCCCCTTCGATCCGCTCCACGATGAGCGACTGCCCGAAGAAACGGCCGGGTTGGTCATCGGAGGCGGCTTCCCCGAGGTGTACGCCGCCGAGCTGTCCGCCAACGAGCCGCTGCGCAGGGCCGTGGCGGACCTGGCCCGCTCCGGCGCCCCCGTGGCCGCCGAATGCGCCGGACTGCTCTATCTGTGCCGCGAGTTGGACGGGCAGCCCATGTGCGGCGTGCTCGACGCCACCGCGCGGATGACCGAACGGCTGACGCTCGGCTACCGGGACGCCGTGGCCGTCGGGGACAGTGTGCTGGCGGCGGCCGGGACGCGGATGCGGGGGCACGAGTTCCACCGCACGGTCGTCGAGCCCGGCGCCGGTGCCGCTCCCGCCTGGGGCGTGCGCGCCCCGGTGAGGCGGGTCGAAGGTTTCGTACAGCAGGGTGTGCACGCGAGTTATCTGCACACGCACTGGGCGTCCGAGCCCGGTGTCGCCCGTCGGTTCGTGGAGAGGTGCCGGACGTCATGAGCAGCAGGCTGGTCGGGGTCGGGGTCGGTCCCGGTGATCCGGAGCTGGTGACCGTCAAGGGGGTCAACGCGCTGCGGGCCGCCGATGTCGTCGTCGTACCCGTCATGGACACCCTGGAGCGGGGGCGGGCCGAGGCGACGGTGCTGCACTACGTGCCGGAGGAGAAGGTCGTCCGGGTGGTGTTCGCGCTGAACGAGCGGTCCGACCGGGCTCGGCGGGAGGCGGCCTGGGACGCGGCCGGTGCCCGGGTCGCCGAGCTGCTCGCGCGGCACGGGTCCGTCGCGTTCGCCACCATCGGGGACCCGAACGTGTACTCGACGTTCACCTATCTGGCGCAGACCATCGCGGAGCTGGTGCCGGGTGTCGTCGTGGAGACGGTGCCCGGGATCACCGCCATGCAGGACCTCGCGGCGCGGTCGGGGGCCGTGCTGACCGAGGGCACCGAGCCGCTCACCCTCGTACCGGTGACGGCCGGGTCGGCCGTGCTGAAGGAGGCGCTGGCCGGGCCGGGGACCGTGGTGGCGTACAAGTTCGGGCGGCAGGCCGCCGAGGTGGCCGAGGCACTGGCGGAGAACGGGCGGCTGCAGGACGCCGTGTGGGGGTCGGCGCTGGGACTGCCGGAGGAGTCGGTGCGGCCGGCCGCCGAGCTGGACGGGACGCCGCTGCCGTACCTGTCGACGCTGATCGCGCCCCCGCGGCGGGACGGCGGGCGGGGCGGGAAGCTGTGAGACCGGGCACCGCGACGCCGGGCACACGGCCGGCCGGTCGAGCCGGTTCACCTGGTGGAGCCGGTTCAGCCGGAGATGCCGACCACCAGCCAGATGAACGCGACGCCGGCCACCGTGCACAGCAGGGTGGAGCGGGCCGGGTGCTCGTGGTGGGCCTCGGGCAGGATCTCCGCGGCGGCGAGGTAGAGCAGCACACCGCCGAAGAGACCCAGATAGCCGCCGAGCACCGGTTCGGGGATGTGGAAGAAGGCCGTGGACAGCGCCCCCAGCACGGGTGCGCAGGCGTCCGCGACCAGCATGGCGACGGCCCGGCGGCGCGCGTTGCCGTACAGGCTGGTCAGGGTGAAGGTGTTGAAGCCGTCCGCGAAGTCGTGGGCGATCACGGCGAGCGCGACGGCCGTGCCCATGCCGCCGCCCACCTGGAAGGCCGCGCCCATCGCCACGCCGTCCATCGCGCTGTGCCCGACCATCGCGCCGGCCGCGGCCAGGCCCACCTCGGGCGCCCGGTGGTGGTTGCGCCCCTCGGCGCCGCCGTGCGCCGCCTGACGGGCGGCCAGGGTGCGCTCGACCAGATGGGCGAACAGGAACCCGGCCACGAACAGCAGCAGGGCGGCGGGCACGCCGAAGACCTCGCGGTCGGCCGCGCGCAACGCCTCCGGCAGCAGGTCCAGGCCGACCACGCCGAGCATCAGCCCGCCGGCCAGGCCCAGGACCAGGTGGCGGCGGTCGGTCACGCGCTGTGCCGTCCAGCCGCCGGCCAGCGTCATCAGGAACGCGCCGAGCGCGACGAAGACCGCCATAGGCCCTTGCTATCGGATGGACCCGCGTTCCCGCACCTCCGACAGCAACAACCGCAGTACTCGTAGGAGAGGACCGATTCCCATGGCCGAAGCCCCCACCGGCAAGGTGACCTTCGTCGGTGCCGGCCCCGGCGCCGCCGATCTGCTGACGTTCCGTGCCGCACGGGCCATCGCCGAGGCCGACGTGGTGATCTGGGCCGCGAGCCTGGTCCAGGCGGAGGTCCTCGAACACGCTCGCGAGGACGCCGAGATCCTGGACTCGGCGACCATGTCCCTGGAGGACGTCGTCGCCGTGTACCGACGTGCGTTCGAGGAGGGCCTGAGGGTCGCCCGGATCCACTCCGGCGATCCGGCCCTGTGGGGCGGCACGCAGGAGCAGCTGGACCGCTGCCACGAGATCGGCATCGCGACCGAGGTCGTCCCGGGTGTGTCGTCCTTCTCCGCGGTGGCCGCGCTCGCCCGGCGCGAGCTGACGATTCCCGAGGTCGCGCAGTCCGTGGTGCTGACCCGGCTGGGCGGCGGCAAGACGCCGATGCCGCCCGGCGAGGAGGTGCGCGAGTTCGCCCGCCACGGCACCACGATGGCGGTCTTCCTGTCGGCGGCGCGCAGCGGACAGCTGGTGCGCGAGCTGCTGGAGGGCGGTTATCCGACGGACACCCCGGTGGTCATCGCCTACCAGGCGACCTGGCCGGAGGAACTGATCGTGAAGTGCACGGTGGGCACGCTGGAGGAGACGGTCAAGGAGCACAAGCTCTGGAAGCACACCCTGTTCCTGGTGGGCCCGGCACTGGACGCCCGCGGGACGCGCTCGCACCTGTACCACCCGGGTCACTTCCACGGCTACCGCAAGGCGGACCCGCAGGCGCGGCGGGCGCTGCGCGAGCAGAGGGCGAAGAGTTGATCACGGTCGTCGGTACGGGGACGGGTACGCCCGTCGCCGAGGACGTCCTGGCGGGTGCCGCACTGGTCGTCGGCGGCCGCCGGCACCTGGACGCGCTACGGCTGCCGGAGGGTGCCGAGCGGGTCGTGCTCGGTCCGCTGGCGCCGGCGCTGGACGTCGTCGAACGGCACCTGGAGAAGGCGAGCCGGGTCGTCGTGCTGGCCTCCGGTGACCCGGGGTTCTTCGGGATCGTGCGGGTACTGGCCGAGCGGTTCGGGCCGGGGCTGCTGGACGTACGGCCGGGGGTGTCCTCGGTGGCGACCGCCTTCGCGCGGATCGGGCTGCCGTGGGACGACGCGGTCGTGGTCAGCGCGCACGGCCGGGAGCTGCGTACGGCGGTCAACGTGTGCCGGGCCCGGCCGAAGGTGGCGGTGCTGACGGGACCGGGAGCGGGCCCCGCGGAACTGGGGGCGGCGCTGCTGACCGACCCGTGCGCGCCGGGGGCCGCGTCGGCCGGACCGGGATCCGCGCCCGTGGCCGGGCCCGCCGAGCCGGTGATCGCGCCGGCGCGCGCACCCGGCGGGCGGGTGCTCGTCGTCGCCTCCGCCCTCGGATCCGCTCGGGAGCGGGTCGAGTGGGTCACGCCCGCCGAGGCCGCCGCCCGGGACTGGGGCCCGGACGTCAGCGTGGTGCTGTGCCTCGACGAGACCCGGGCCCTCAGCGGAGTCCGTACGGTCGCGGGGGCGCCGGCCGGTCCCGCCGGCTGGGCCCTGGACGAGGACCGGTTCGCACACCGGGACTCGATGATCACCAAGTTCGAGGTGCGGGCACTGGCCCTGGCCCGGCTGGGGCCACGCCTGGGCGACCTGGTGTGGGACGTGGGCGCCGGGTCGGGCTCGGTCGCGGTGGAGTGCGCGCGGCTCGGTGCGGCCGTCGTCGCCGTCGAGAAGGCCCCGGACGGGGTCGCGCGGATCCGCGCCAACGCGGACGCCCACGGCGTGGACGTGCGGGTGGTGCAGGGCTCGGCACCCTCCGCCCTGGCGGGGCTGGACGATCCGGACGCCGTGTTCGTCGGCGGTGGGGGGCGCGACCTGCCCGCCGTCGTCGGCGCGTGCGCCCGGCGGGCCCGGCGGACCGTGGTCGTCGCCATGGCCGCCCTCGACCGGGTGCCGGCGGCGCGCGAGGCGCTCACCGGCGCCGGGTTCGCCTGTGACGGCGTGCTGTTGCAGTCCTCGCGGCTGGCGCCGCTGCCCGGGGACGTGACCCGGCTGGCGGCCACCAATCCTGTGTTCCTGCTGTGGGGCGTGCGCACCCCGGCGTCTAGAGAAGGAGTTGCCCAGTGATCGGCCTCATTTCCGCCACGGCGGCGGGCGCGGCGGCGCGGGACCGGCTGGCCGC contains these protein-coding regions:
- a CDS encoding putative cobaltochelatase; this translates as MTTPFPFTAVVGQDDLRLALLLNAVSPAVGGVLVRGEKGTAKSTAVRALSALLPAVAVVPGCRFSCDPASPDPGCPDGPHEAGTGTERPARMVELPVGASEDRLVGALDIERALAEGVKAFEPGLLADAHRGILYVDEVNLLHDHLVDLLLDAAAMGASYVEREGVSVRHAAKFLLVGTMNPEEGELRPQLLDRFGLTVEVAASREPDQRVEVVRRRLAYDDDPDVFAARWAQEEAAVRQRIVAARELLPQVRLGDGALRQIAATCAAFEVDGMRADIVMARTATALAAWAGRTDVLAEDVRQAALLALPHRRRRNPFDAPGLDEDKLDETLEQFSGESPDDDPDPDGPGGGGGQPAPDSGPQGDGAGDARPEAGEGGQPQASGAQEQSAVRAAEPFRTKVLSVPGIGEGAAGRRSRARTEHGRTTGARRPRGALTKLHLAATVQAAAPHQRARGRSGPGLVVRRDDLRQAAREGREGNLVLFVVDASGSMAARQRMSAVKGAVLSLLLDAYQRRDKVGLVTFRGAGADVALPPTSSVDAAAARLESLPTGGRTPLAAGLLKAHEVLRVERLRDPARRALVVVVTDGRATGGPEPVALAGRAARLFAAEQVASVVVDCESGPVRLGLAGQLAGELGGTAVTLDELRADSIAGLVKGMQSGRAA
- a CDS encoding cobyric acid synthase, whose protein sequence is MNGGLLVAGTTSDAGKSVVTAGICRWLVRQGVKVAPFKAQNMSLNSFVTREGAEIGRAQAMQAQACRIEPTALMNPVLLKPGGEQSSQVVLLGKPVGELSARGYHGGRQQRLLGTVLDCLAELRGTYDAVICEGAGSPAEINLRRTDIVNMGIARNARLPVLVVGDIDRGGVFASFFGTVALLSPEDQELVAGFLVNKFRGDVSLLEPGLDMLRDLTGRRTYGVLPFRHGLGIDEEDGLRVSLRGTVRESAVAPPVGEDVLRVAVCAIPLMSNFTDVDALAAEPGVVVRFVDRPEELADADLVVVPGTRGTVRALRWLRERGLADALVRRAAEGRPVLGICGGFQILGEHIEDEVESRAGAVPGLGVLPVRVRFAREKTLTRPSGEALGEPVGGYEIHHGVATVDGGEPFLDGCRVGRTWGTHWHGSLESDGFRRAFLREVAAAAGRRFVPAPDTCFAALREEQLDRLGDLIEQHADTDALWRLIESGAPQGLPFIPPGAPA
- the cobN gene encoding cobaltochelatase subunit CobN, whose product is MSTVLLLSTADTDLLAARASGAGYRIGNPTRVDVAEELPGLIEGADVAVVRLLGGKRAWEDGLAALRAAGIPTVLLGGEAVPDAELMAESSVPAGVVAEALKYLVEGGPANLLELSRFLSDTVLLTGEGFEEPRSMPEFGVHGAYEVRGDRPTVGVLFYRAHELSGNTAFVDTLCEAIEAQGANALPVYCGSLRGADAGLYELLGRADALVATVLAAGGTHASQASAGGDEESWDIGALADLNVPVLQGLCLTSSRSAWEESDAALSPMDAAMQVAIPEFDGRLITVPFSFKEQGPDEVPVYVADPERAARVAGIAVRHARLRHKPNAEKRIALVFTAYPTKHSRVGNAVGLDTPASAVRVLDALRNAGYVVEGYPDNGDELIHRLIEAGGHDVEWLTEDQLAAAPARVPLADYRAWFEKLDPELGDAMREAWGEPPGSLYVDGDDIVLASLQFGNVVVMIQPPRGFGENPIAIYHDPDMPPSHHYMAAYRWLDNSFGADAIVHMGKHGTMEWLPGKGLGLGAGCAPDAVLGDLPLVYPFIVNDPGEGTQAKRRGHATVVDHLVPPMARADTYGDLAKLEQLLDEYALVSDLDPVKAPAVRAQIWTLVKAAELHHDLHVDEQPDDDAFDEFVMHIDGYLCEIKDVQIRDGLHILGGGPVGEPRVNLVLAVLRASQVWGGRADALPGLRACLAAHFGLVEKELLAEPGAPVKVPVELTDLVEGPSRTAADTIDLLEQLCRRIAEAMEARAWDRAVVPAVLRGVLRTDLPDAVAVLEFACDEVVPRLARTTDEIGHILRALDGGYVPAGPSGSPTRGLVNVLPTGRNFYSVDPKAIPSRLSWEVGQSLADSLVQRYLSDTGEYPRSVGLTVWGTSAMRTQGDDIAEILALLGCRPVWDDASRRVTGFEVIPPAELGRPRIDVTVRISGFFRDAFPHVVGLIDDAVRAVAELDEPAEQNFVRAHVDEDSAGHGDRRRATARIFGSKPGAYGAGLLPLIDARNWRSDADLAEVYAVWGGYAYGRGLDGRAARGDMETAFKRIAVAAKNVDTREHDLVDADDYFQYHGGMVAMVRHLTGANPEAYVGDSAVPDQVKTRTLGEETHRVFRARVVNPRWMAAMRRHGYKGAFEMAATVDYLFGYDATAGVVDDWMYEKLSAEYVFDPENRDFMKKSNPWALRGITERLLEAADRGLWAEPDADTLERLRATYLELEGDLEGDQ
- the cobO gene encoding cob(I)yrinic acid a,c-diamide adenosyltransferase translates to MPQGQPSVVPEDGLTTRQRRNRPLVVVHTGVGKGKSTAAFGLALRAWNQGWPIGVFQFVKSAKWKVGEENALKVLGASGQGGTVDWHKMGEGWSWVQRDLDNSTNEEKAREGWEQVKRDLAAETYRLYVLDEFAYPMHWGWVDTDEVVEVLRNRPGTQHVVITGRNAPERLVDFADLVTDMSKVKHPMDVGQKGQKGIEW